From the genome of Vicia villosa cultivar HV-30 ecotype Madison, WI linkage group LG2, Vvil1.0, whole genome shotgun sequence, one region includes:
- the LOC131646672 gene encoding cytochrome P450 89A2-like, with product MELWFYIVASISLLIFLQALLNAIRNKKLPPSPPTIPFIGNILWLLKSSKNFAELEPVLRSLRSKYGDIVTIYIGSRPSIFITSHEAAHKALVKNGTIFANRPLALETTKLFFPKQRSISMASYGPIWKLLRQNFMQTTQPSKLNSYSRCRKYAFSVLKKSMLADIELGNKEIPIDDYFNFTLYTLFTYMCLGEKLDKESVENIKRVQHCLIHNFIRFNVLNFVPMLSKIVFRGLWKEILQIRENQINVFLPIIKARHEKIKNKISFGDEDEEDFDAYVDTLFDLKLPESGKNLNDEELVSLCSEFLLGGTDTTATTLLWTMANLVKNQTIQEKIYNEIKDVVKHGEEIEEQHLKRMPYLKAVVLETFRRHPPGHFILPRAVIQETNMNGHKIPKNAMINFPVAELGWDPNVWENPMEFKPERFLNEGEVDFDLKGIKEIKMMPFGAGRRVCPAISIATLHLEYFLANLVRDFKWTVEEGSEVDMSEKQAFTIVMKNPLRPCLSPRIT from the coding sequence ATGGAGCTGTGGTTCTATATTGTAGCATCTATTTCTCTATTAATATTCCTTCAAGCTCTTCTTAATGCAATTCGCAACAAAAAGTTACCGCCAAGTCCTCCAACTATACCTTTCATAGGTAACATTTTATGGCTCTTAAAGTCATCAAAAAACTTTGCTGAACTTGAACCTGTCCTTCGTTCATTACGTTCTAAATATGGTGACATTGTTACCATTTACATAGGTTCAAGACCTTCAATTTTCATAACATCCCATGAAGCTGCTCATAAAGCACTTGTTAAAAATGGTACAATTTTTGCTAATCGTCCCTTAGCTCTTGAAACAACCAAACTTTTCTTCCCTAAACAACGATCCATTAGTATGGCCTCTTATGGTCCAATTTGGAAATTATTGCGCCAAAATTTTATGCAAACGACTCAACCTTCTAAACTAAATTCATATTCTCGTTGTCGTAAATATGCATTTAGTGTTCTAAAAAAAAGTATGTTAGCTGATATTGAACTAGGAAACAAGGAAATACCGATTgatgattatttcaattttacACTGTACACTTTATTCACATACATGTGTTTGGGGGAGAAACTTGATAAAGAAAGTGTTGAGAATATTAAAAGGGTTCAACATtgtttaattcacaattttattaGGTTTAATGTGTTGAATTTTGTACCAATGTTGAGTAAGATTGTGTTTAGAGGATTATGGAAAGAGATCTTACAAATTcgtgaaaatcaaataaatgtgtttcttcccattatAAAAGCACGTCATGAGAAAATTAAAAACAAGATTAGTTTTGGTGATGAAGATGAGGAAGattttgatgcttatgttgatacCCTTTTTGATTTGAAATTACCAGAAAGTGGAAAAAATCTAAATGATGAAGAGTTGGTGAGTTTGTGTTCTGAATTTTTGTTAGGTGGAACAGATACAACAGCTACAACATTGTTATGGACCATGGCTAATTTAGTAAAAAACCAAACAATTCAAGAAAAAATTTATAATGAAATTAAAGATGTTGTGAAACACGGTGAAGAAATTGAAGAGCAACATTTGAAAAGGATGCCTTATTTGAAAGCTGTTGTGTTAGAAACATTTAGGAGACATCCACCAGGTCACTTTATTTTGCCTAGGGCTGTTATACAAGAAACTAATATGAATGGTCATAAGATACCAAAAAATGCAATGATTAATTTTCCCGTGGCTGAATTAGGGTGGGatccaaatgtgtgggaaaatcCAATGGAGTTTAAGCCTGAAAGGTTTTTAAATGAAGGTGAAGTTGATTTTGACTTAAAAGGGATTAAAGAGATCAAAATGATGCCCTTTGGTGCTGGGAGGAGAGTTTGTCCAGCAATTAGCATTGCAACACTTCATCTTGAATATTTTTTGGCTAATTTGGTGAGAGATTTTAAATGGACAGTTGAAGAGGGGTCTGAGGTTGACATGAGTGAGAAGCAAGCCTTTACTATTGTGATGAAAAATCCATTGAGGCCATGTTTGTCTCCAAGAATTACTTGA